The following coding sequences are from one Anolis sagrei isolate rAnoSag1 chromosome 6, rAnoSag1.mat, whole genome shotgun sequence window:
- the LOC137097322 gene encoding vomeronasal type-2 receptor 26-like, whose product MLGVSDSENWESLALECSHWRSAVTNNAVGFEEARMEAEREKYVKRKERLEKLQVTSGVRELAVCKLITQLYQHIAAFVFAVKEINENQHLLPNVTLGFHIYNNGFSESWSYLAAMELMSRGHQFIANYKCGIENLPAAVIAGSNTDYSRHISTILYIYKMSQLNFGSSPVVNNEVQGRFFHRMFPNIGYQYEGLVQLLLHFNWIWIGVVSMHDDTGDGFVLNVLPTFAQKGICFQFVARLPQATFPSALDRVVLGYFEMINIIVGSTANVVVVHGEIHTLMTIRFIENIAKLTGKPLQSRPKVWVMTAQMAFSSLSSHRGMSMHFLHGALSFAVHSKEPTGFKQFLQTRNPALEKEDKFLWAFWEEAFNCFLSDHLLGEEDEEDKPPCTWKEKLETLPASIFEMSMTSHSYSVYNAVYAVAHALQAMYSSKFKHNPVLNGGREELRNVHPWQIHQFLRKAAFNNSAGEEVSFNQNGEILTQFDIINWITFPNRSFARTKVGTMNPQAPEDKMFTIQDDAIMWPSIFNQTLPISRCNDKCQLGFSKRKKEGEQFCCYNCFPCPEGKISNQTDTDACFECPGDQYPNNDKDGCLPKDITFLSFGEPLGIILTVFALKFSLITIFILGIFMKYKDTPIVKANNKNLTYILLTSLLFSFLCALLFIGRPGKVVCLLQQAAFGVIFSVALSSILAKTITVILAFVATKPGSRIRRWMGKRFTYSIVLLCSFSQAAICSIWLITSPPFPDLDMYSVTQTIVLKCNEGSGGMLYALLGFMGFLALVSLTLAFLARKLPDSFNEAKFITFSMLVFCSVWLCFIPTYLSTKGKNMVAVEIFSVLTSSFGLLGCIFSPKCYIILVKPELNMKEQLIKRRN is encoded by the exons atgctgggagtttctgattctgagaactgggaatccctggcccttgagtgctctcactggagatcagctgttaccaatAATGCTGTGGGATTTGAAGAGGCCCGAATGGAGGCTGAAAGGGAAAaatatgtcaagaggaag gagcgacttgagaaactgcaagtcacttctggtgtgagagaattggccgtctgcaa GCTAATAACACAACTTTATCAGCACATCGCGGCCTTTGTGTTTGCTGTCAAGGAGATCAATGAAAACCAGCACCTCTTGCCCAATGTCACTCTGGGTTTCCACATCTATAACAATGGTTTCAGTGAAAGTTGGTCCTATCTTGCTGCAATGGAACTGATGTCTAGAGGACACCAATTCATTGCCAATTACAAATGTGGCATTGAGAATCTCCCAGCAGCTGTGATTGCGGGGTCAAACACTGACTATAGTCGTCACATATCAACAATCCTGTATATATACAAGATGTCACAA CTCAACTTCGGATCATCTCCTGTGGTGAATAATGAAGTACAAGGTCGTTTCTTCCACCGTATGTTCCCAAACATTGGTTATCAGTATGAAGGGCTTGTCCAGTTACTCTTGCATTTCAACTGGATATGGATTGGAGTAGTTTCTATGCATGATGATACCGGAGACGGATTTGTACTAAATGTTCTTCCCACATTTGCTCAGAAAGGAATTTGCTTTCAATTTGTAGCAAGGTTACCCCAGGCTACCTTTCCTAGTGCACTTGATCGAGTAGTGTTGGGATATTTTGAAATGATCAATATTATTGTTGGAAGTACTGCCAACGTGGTAGTTGTGCATGGTGAAATTCATACTCTTATGACAATAAGATTCAtagaaaatattgcaaaattgaCTGGTAAACCACTGCAAAGCAGACCAAAAGTGTGGGTTATGACAGCTCAGATGGCGTTTTCATCACTCTCTTCTCATAGAGGCATGAGTATGCATTTCCTTCATGGGGCTCTATCTTTTGCAGTTCATTCAAAGGAACCTACAGGATTCAAACAGTTTCTACAGACACGAAACCCTGCCTTAGAAAAAGAAGACAAGTTTTTGTGGGCTTTCTGGGAAGAGGcatttaactgttttttatctGATCATTTGTTGGGCGAGGAAGATGAGGAAGATAAGCCACCTTGCACTTGGAAGGAGAAGCTAGAGACTCTTCCTGCATCTATTTTTGAAATGAGCATGACTAGCCATAGCTACAGTGTCTACAATGCTGTCTATGCAGTTGCACATGCTTTGCAGGCCATGTATTCATCCAAATTCAAGCACAATCCAGTGCTGAATGGCGGAAGAGAGGAACTTAGGAATGTACATCCATGGCAG ATTCACCAGTTTCTGAGAAAAGCTGCATTTAACAATAGTGCTGGAGAAGAGGTTTCCTTCAATCAAAATGGGGAAATATTAACACAATTCGATATTATCAACTGGATCACATTCCCAAATAGGTCTTTTGCTAGAACGAAAGTTGGTACAATGAATCCTCAGGCTCCTGAAGACAAGATGTTCACCATTCAAGATGATGCCATTATGTGGCCCAGCATCTTCAATCAA ACATTACCTATCTCTAGGTGTAATGATAAATGCCAGTTGGGATTtagtaaaagaaagaaggaaggagaacaattttgctgttataattgcTTTCCATGTCCAGAGGGCAAGATTTCAAACCAGACAG ACACGGATGCATGCTTTGAATGCCCTGGAGATCAGTATCCAAACAATGACAAGGATGGATGTCTCCCCAAAGATATCACCTTCTTATCCTTTGGAGAACCCTTGGGGATCATTTTAACTGTGTTTGCTCTCAAATTTTCTCTCATCACCATCTTCATTCTGGGCATCTTCATGAAGTACAAGGACACTCCTATTGTCAAAGCAAACAATAAGAACCTCACCTACATTCTCCTGACTTCcctcctgttttccttcctttgtgCTCTGCTATTCATTGGCCGACCTGGGAAGGTGGTATGCCTCCTTCAACAAGCTGCTTTCGGTGTGATTTTCTCAGTGGCACTTTCTTCCATTTTGGCCAAAACCATCACGGTCATTCTGGCTTTTGTAGCCACCAAGCCAGGGTCCAGGATAAGACGATGGATGGGGAAGAGATTTACATATTCCATTGTACTTTTGTGCTCCTTTTCTCAAGCTGCTATTTGTAGCATCTGGCTGATCACCTCTCCTCCATTCCCAGACCTTGACATGTACTCAGTGACTCAAACAATTGTACTCAAATGCAATGAAGGCTCAGGTGGTATGCTTTATGCTCTTTTGGGTTTCATGGGTTTCCTCGCTCTTGTCAGCCTCACTTTGGCTTTCTTAGCCCGGAAGTTGCCTGACAGTTTTAATGAGGCCAAGTTCATCACCTTCAGCATGTTGGTCTTTTGCAGTGTTTGGCTGTGCTTCATTCCAACATACCTGAGCACAAAGGGCAAAAACATGGTGGCTGTGGAGATTTTCTCTGTCTTGACTTCCAGTTTTGGTTTATTGGGCTGTATCTTTTCACCAAAATGCTACATAATTTTGGTGAAGCCAGAACTGAACATGAAGGAGCaactaataaaaagaagaaattaa